A genomic segment from uncultured Marinifilum sp. encodes:
- the polA gene encoding DNA polymerase I, whose translation MHSSATNSSKKLFLLDAFALIYRSYYAFIKNPRYTSTGINSSAMLGFTNTLLEVLEKEKPSHIAVVFDPIGPTFRHDMFKEYKAQRPPMPDDLRKSIPYIKSIIQGFNIPELDVEGYEADDVIGTLAKKAEKQGFTVYMMTPDKDYAQLVSDNIFMYKPKRSGKEVEVWGLPEVQENFGVETADQIVDYLGLMGDSADNIPGCPGIGPKTAQKLIGLYKSIDGLYENTDKLKGKQKERVIESEEQVRFSKVLAKIALDAPIDFDEENFKLIDFDEAKLRAIFKELEFFTLAERVFKNQADLFADKNEESANKDASVEEEVILRDINTLACEFFVLDNEQVRADLKAELCIQKEFAFRTVLSDSDPNTSKLLGLAFSFKSDKSFFVPFPVNSEEAKKVAQEFKYIFEDEKILKIGHDCKKDILALRWLGVNVNGNIFDTMLAHYLIQPELKHEFSFIANSVIDYNVIKEEKAKGKKAQLSLMLEQEPINHDLFCEEVVLSLELKAELEKKLKDNNLIDLFYNVEIPLMSILADMEFTGVSIDVPALKDYAKILNEEVNEIEKEIKEMAGVDFNVASPKQLGEVLFEKMELDSKAKKTKSGQFSTSEAVLTKLKGKHDIIQKILDFRSLKKLISTYVEALPSYINPASGKIHTSFNQAEAATGRLSSTNPNLQNIPIRTKQGRYIRKAFIPSTTEHTFLSADYSQVELRLMAHMSEDQNMIDAFNHEADFHTATAAKIYKLPIEEVSKDMRSRAKTANFGIIYGISAWGLAERLDISRKEGKELITGYFESYPRVKAFMDESVEKARKDEFVETLMNRRRYLKDINSSNAIVRGVAERNAINAPIQGSAADVIKIAMINIYKRMRTEGMQSKMLIQVHDELNFDCLKSELDQMKVILREEMENAVKLSVPLTVDMGVGENWLEAH comes from the coding sequence ATGCACTCATCAGCTACAAATTCAAGCAAAAAGCTATTTTTACTCGATGCTTTTGCTCTGATATACAGATCATATTACGCTTTTATTAAAAATCCAAGATATACCTCAACAGGTATTAATTCTTCTGCCATGCTTGGATTTACAAATACACTTTTAGAAGTGTTAGAGAAAGAGAAACCCTCTCACATTGCTGTGGTTTTCGATCCTATTGGCCCAACTTTCCGACACGATATGTTCAAGGAATATAAAGCGCAGCGTCCGCCAATGCCCGATGATTTGCGTAAGTCTATTCCTTACATCAAATCTATTATTCAGGGCTTTAATATTCCCGAATTAGATGTGGAGGGCTACGAAGCTGATGATGTTATTGGTACTCTAGCCAAAAAAGCCGAAAAACAAGGATTTACTGTTTATATGATGACTCCCGATAAGGATTATGCACAATTGGTGAGCGATAATATTTTTATGTATAAGCCAAAGCGATCTGGAAAAGAAGTCGAAGTTTGGGGATTACCCGAAGTGCAGGAAAATTTTGGTGTAGAAACTGCCGATCAAATTGTTGATTATTTAGGATTAATGGGCGATTCGGCCGATAATATTCCTGGCTGTCCCGGAATTGGTCCAAAAACTGCACAAAAACTGATTGGTCTATACAAATCGATAGATGGTCTCTATGAGAATACCGATAAATTAAAAGGCAAGCAAAAAGAGAGAGTTATCGAATCGGAAGAACAAGTTCGTTTTTCGAAAGTGTTGGCAAAAATTGCATTAGATGCGCCGATAGATTTCGACGAAGAGAATTTCAAATTAATAGATTTCGATGAAGCGAAATTGAGAGCCATTTTTAAGGAGTTAGAGTTTTTTACTTTGGCTGAACGGGTTTTTAAAAATCAAGCTGATCTTTTTGCTGATAAGAATGAAGAATCTGCGAACAAGGATGCAAGCGTAGAAGAAGAAGTGATTCTCAGAGACATAAATACTTTAGCTTGCGAGTTTTTTGTGCTTGATAATGAGCAGGTAAGAGCCGATTTAAAAGCTGAATTGTGCATTCAAAAAGAGTTTGCTTTTAGAACAGTTTTATCCGATTCGGATCCAAACACCTCAAAATTGCTTGGTTTGGCTTTTTCATTTAAGAGCGACAAGTCTTTTTTTGTTCCTTTTCCCGTCAATTCCGAAGAGGCAAAAAAAGTAGCTCAGGAATTCAAATATATTTTCGAGGATGAAAAAATTCTGAAAATTGGTCACGATTGTAAAAAGGATATTTTAGCATTACGTTGGTTAGGTGTGAATGTAAATGGAAATATTTTTGATACCATGTTGGCTCACTACTTAATTCAACCCGAATTAAAACACGAGTTTTCTTTTATTGCAAATTCGGTGATTGATTATAATGTCATAAAAGAAGAAAAAGCAAAAGGCAAAAAAGCACAGTTAAGTTTAATGTTGGAACAGGAGCCGATTAATCACGATCTGTTTTGTGAAGAAGTGGTTCTTAGCCTGGAATTAAAAGCAGAGCTCGAAAAAAAGCTGAAAGATAACAATCTGATCGATTTATTTTATAATGTGGAAATACCATTAATGAGTATTTTGGCAGATATGGAATTTACAGGCGTTAGTATCGATGTTCCTGCCTTAAAAGATTATGCTAAAATATTAAACGAAGAGGTAAATGAAATTGAGAAAGAGATAAAGGAAATGGCCGGCGTCGATTTTAATGTTGCATCGCCAAAACAGTTGGGAGAAGTACTCTTTGAGAAAATGGAGCTGGATAGCAAGGCGAAAAAGACCAAATCGGGGCAGTTTTCAACCTCCGAAGCAGTGCTTACCAAGTTAAAAGGCAAACACGATATTATTCAGAAAATATTGGATTTCAGATCGCTGAAAAAGTTGATATCAACTTATGTTGAAGCTTTGCCCAGCTATATAAATCCGGCATCGGGAAAAATCCATACTTCTTTTAATCAGGCCGAAGCCGCTACCGGACGATTAAGTTCAACAAATCCGAATTTGCAGAATATTCCGATTAGAACGAAGCAGGGAAGATATATCCGTAAAGCATTTATTCCTTCAACTACAGAACATACTTTCCTTTCTGCCGATTATTCTCAGGTAGAGTTGCGTTTAATGGCGCACATGAGCGAAGATCAGAATATGATTGATGCATTTAATCATGAAGCAGATTTCCATACGGCAACAGCAGCTAAAATTTACAAATTGCCAATTGAGGAGGTAAGCAAAGACATGAGATCTCGTGCAAAGACCGCTAATTTTGGAATTATTTACGGAATTTCGGCTTGGGGATTAGCCGAACGATTGGATATTTCGCGAAAAGAGGGAAAAGAGCTTATTACAGGTTATTTTGAATCTTATCCTAGAGTAAAGGCATTCATGGACGAAAGTGTGGAGAAAGCCCGTAAGGATGAGTTTGTGGAGACCTTAATGAATCGTCGCCGTTACTTGAAAGATATTAATTCGAGTAATGCAATTGTGCGTGGAGTAGCCGAACGAAATGCAATTAATGCACCCATACAAGGTTCGGCTGCCGATGTTATTAAAATTGCCATGATTAACATCTACAAACGCATGAGAACTGAAGGAATGCAGTCGAAAATGCTGATTCAGGTGCACGATGAATTGAACTTCGATTGCTTAAAATCGGAACTCGACCAAATGAAAGTAATCCTTCGCGAAGAAATGGAAAATGCCGTTAAACTTTCTGTACCACTTACTGTTGATATGGGAGTGGGAGAGAACTGGCTCGAAGCGCATTAA
- a CDS encoding S41 family peptidase: protein MKLQGKRGAVWMLALLLFCSAAFWGFSRDERNFEISKNLNIYYTLFRELNLFYVDEIDPGDLVKKSMDAMLKTLDPYTTYISESEIEDFKLMTTGEYAGIGALISKHKGDVIIAEPYEGFPAFKAGLKAGDVLLEINGTKVSKKNTEDVSDLLKGQPNVPLTIKIKRPGVNKTMDKKLVREKIQLKSVPYYGMVADSIGYIHLNQFTNKAAGEIKAALKELKAQNAKSIVLDLRGNPGGLLDQAIDIVNLFVNKGEDIVNTKGKVSKWDKSYKATKTPLDAEIPIAVLVNQGSASASEIVSGAIQDLDRGVVIGKRTFGKGLVQTTRNLTYNAKLKVTTAKYYIPSGRCIQALDYSHRNEDGSVGKIPDSLMTEYHTKNGRSVYDGGGILPDIKIEPETYSVLSINMIRDFMFFDFATLFANKHESIAPAKKFEVSDELFEEFIAFVKSKEDFKYKSESSEIIKALKKSAKEEKNFEISSDEFAALEAKLAPNLDRDLKRFKDELKELLAHEIVKRYHYQKGGIEFSLREDKALTKAIEVLQNTNEYAGILDGSIGLHAINK from the coding sequence ATGAAGCTTCAAGGAAAAAGAGGAGCCGTGTGGATGCTTGCTTTACTACTTTTTTGTAGTGCCGCATTCTGGGGATTTAGCAGAGATGAGAGAAATTTTGAAATCAGTAAAAACCTAAATATTTATTATACTTTATTTAGAGAATTAAACCTCTTTTATGTAGATGAAATTGATCCAGGTGATTTAGTAAAAAAGAGTATGGATGCCATGCTTAAAACTCTCGATCCATACACAACCTATATTTCGGAATCGGAAATTGAAGATTTTAAACTAATGACAACCGGCGAATATGCTGGAATTGGAGCATTAATAAGTAAGCATAAAGGTGATGTTATTATTGCAGAACCTTACGAAGGATTTCCAGCTTTTAAAGCTGGCTTAAAAGCTGGCGATGTATTGCTTGAAATTAATGGAACAAAAGTTTCTAAGAAAAACACCGAAGATGTAAGTGATCTATTAAAAGGACAACCCAATGTTCCACTTACCATTAAAATTAAGCGTCCGGGAGTTAATAAAACCATGGACAAAAAGCTTGTACGAGAAAAAATTCAGCTAAAATCGGTTCCTTACTACGGAATGGTAGCCGATTCGATTGGTTACATTCATCTAAATCAGTTTACCAATAAAGCTGCAGGTGAAATTAAAGCCGCTTTAAAAGAATTAAAAGCTCAAAATGCAAAATCGATTGTTTTAGATTTAAGAGGAAATCCTGGAGGATTACTCGATCAGGCCATTGATATTGTAAACCTTTTTGTGAATAAAGGAGAAGATATTGTAAACACAAAAGGAAAAGTTTCGAAATGGGACAAAAGCTATAAAGCAACAAAAACTCCACTCGATGCTGAAATTCCTATTGCTGTTTTGGTAAATCAAGGATCGGCTTCGGCTTCGGAAATTGTTTCTGGTGCCATTCAGGATCTCGACAGAGGTGTTGTTATTGGAAAAAGAACCTTTGGTAAGGGATTGGTACAAACAACACGTAATTTGACCTATAACGCCAAATTAAAAGTAACCACAGCCAAATATTACATTCCTAGCGGAAGATGTATTCAGGCCTTAGATTACAGCCACAGAAACGAAGATGGTAGTGTTGGTAAAATTCCCGATTCGCTAATGACAGAATATCATACTAAAAATGGCCGTTCGGTTTACGATGGTGGCGGAATACTTCCTGATATTAAAATTGAACCTGAAACCTACAGTGTTTTAAGTATTAATATGATACGTGATTTCATGTTCTTCGATTTTGCTACACTTTTTGCAAACAAGCACGAAAGTATTGCTCCTGCCAAAAAATTTGAAGTTAGCGATGAACTTTTTGAAGAATTTATTGCCTTTGTTAAATCGAAAGAAGACTTTAAATACAAATCGGAAAGTAGCGAGATTATTAAAGCTTTAAAAAAATCGGCTAAAGAAGAGAAGAACTTTGAGATCTCAAGTGATGAATTTGCTGCTTTAGAGGCAAAACTAGCTCCTAATTTAGATCGCGACTTAAAACGATTCAAGGATGAATTAAAAGAACTTCTGGCTCACGAAATTGTAAAAAGATATCATTACCAAAAAGGTGGAATTGAATTTAGCTTACGCGAAGATAAAGCATTAACCAAAGCTATTGAAGTACTGCAAAATACTAACGAATACGCTGGTATTTTAGATGGTAGCATTGGTTTGCATGCGATTAATAAGTAA
- the yidD gene encoding membrane protein insertion efficiency factor YidD, producing MINILSGLKKMILFIMILPIKFYQYFISPLTPSACRYTPSCSSYAIQALKKHGPFKGSYLAIKRILSCNPWGGHGHDPVP from the coding sequence ATGATAAACATTCTAAGCGGTCTAAAAAAGATGATTCTATTCATCATGATACTGCCGATTAAATTCTACCAGTATTTTATATCTCCTCTTACCCCATCGGCTTGCAGATACACTCCAAGCTGCTCTTCTTATGCAATACAAGCCTTAAAAAAACATGGTCCGTTTAAAGGGTCATATCTTGCCATTAAAAGAATTCTGTCGTGCAATCCTTGGGGAGGTCATGGACATGATCCGGTTCCTTAA
- the rnpA gene encoding ribonuclease P protein component encodes MTRKIRFTFEKAERLTHKILISRLFSEGNGFTCYPFRIVWKEFVLHSDYPAQVAITVSKRSFKHAVKRNLLKRRIREIYRLNKHNLYEELEQRNTQIAFMILYLPKNILESNKMEAKLQQALQRIPKEYDKHSKRSKKDDSIHHDTAD; translated from the coding sequence ATGACTCGCAAAATTCGTTTCACTTTTGAAAAAGCGGAAAGATTAACCCATAAAATTCTAATTAGCAGGTTATTTTCGGAAGGAAATGGCTTTACCTGCTATCCATTTAGAATTGTTTGGAAAGAGTTTGTATTGCATAGCGATTATCCTGCTCAGGTAGCAATTACAGTTTCGAAACGCAGCTTTAAACATGCTGTTAAGCGAAATTTATTAAAGCGCCGTATTCGAGAAATATACCGATTAAACAAACACAATTTGTACGAAGAACTTGAGCAAAGAAATACTCAAATTGCTTTTATGATTCTTTATCTCCCTAAAAATATTTTGGAAAGCAATAAGATGGAAGCTAAATTGCAACAAGCTTTACAACGAATACCTAAAGAATATGATAAACATTCTAAGCGGTCTAAAAAAGATGATTCTATTCATCATGATACTGCCGATTAA
- a CDS encoding uroporphyrinogen-III synthase, with protein sequence MRIKTILVSQPKPQTEKSPYFDLAEKYNLKIDFRPFIQVEGVSSKDFRQERINILDHTAVIFTSRTAIDHFFRVCEDLRITVPDDMKYFCISESTAFYLQKYIVYRKRKIFFGERRFEELMDIIVKHKSEKFLIPLSDIHKQSIPALLDKNKIKYTKAILYRTVSSDLSDLADVNYDILAFYSPSGIASLLQNFPDFEQNNTIMAAFGPATSKAVNDAKLRLDIQAPMPQAPSMTMALDQFIKKYNKEHKDK encoded by the coding sequence TTGAGAATCAAGACTATACTGGTTTCACAGCCTAAACCACAAACCGAAAAGTCACCTTATTTTGATTTGGCAGAAAAATACAATTTAAAAATTGATTTTCGTCCTTTTATTCAAGTAGAAGGAGTTTCGTCCAAAGATTTTAGACAGGAGCGGATCAACATATTGGATCATACTGCTGTAATTTTTACAAGCAGAACTGCAATTGATCATTTTTTTAGAGTATGTGAAGATCTTCGAATTACAGTTCCTGATGATATGAAATACTTCTGTATTTCAGAATCAACGGCATTTTATTTACAGAAATACATTGTGTATCGAAAAAGAAAAATTTTCTTTGGCGAAAGACGATTTGAAGAGCTAATGGATATCATCGTTAAGCACAAATCAGAAAAATTTCTGATTCCGCTTTCTGACATTCACAAACAATCAATTCCTGCTCTTCTTGATAAGAATAAAATTAAGTACACTAAAGCTATTTTATACAGAACTGTGAGTAGCGACTTGTCGGATTTAGCAGATGTTAACTATGATATTTTAGCGTTTTACAGTCCATCGGGAATTGCTTCTTTATTGCAAAATTTTCCTGATTTTGAACAGAATAATACCATTATGGCTGCATTTGGTCCTGCAACTTCAAAAGCAGTAAACGATGCTAAGTTAAGACTTGACATTCAGGCTCCAATGCCACAGGCCCCATCAATGACAATGGCTTTGGATCAGTTCATTAAAAAGTATAACAAAGAACATAAAGACAAATAG
- a CDS encoding DUF4271 domain-containing protein, whose product MTVYRATYLFVNSSTLETSSVKIDFNSKLLNTDSIAIDQNENLKDTAKVFLKREQEQINSISNNNTTINKNTRDSISKPNKNIISSVDSTFTDSNKSIATSTVQVRPLGEEGNLIHKPQNEWMIGVSLFLLILMAISRFSFGKYLFRVFDSVLNYQSSNNLFLEKNMRNLRGSIFLNTLFITNISLFLVQYFNCFFSPENTEIPFTSYLYTLVGIMGLYLGKIITIRSIGYIFNGTKEAKEYLHTVFIYNKNLGIILLLITLSVPFIAEFSSALLLNVGLIIALIFYIFRLFRGIKILFRKHVSIFYMILYLCALEILPLLVIYKLLISIA is encoded by the coding sequence ATGACCGTTTACCGTGCAACTTATTTATTTGTCAATTCAAGTACACTTGAAACATCATCTGTAAAAATAGATTTTAATTCTAAGCTATTAAATACAGATAGTATTGCAATTGATCAAAACGAAAACTTAAAAGATACAGCAAAAGTTTTCTTAAAAAGAGAACAAGAGCAAATAAATTCGATCAGCAATAATAATACTACAATTAATAAAAATACTCGAGATTCTATTTCTAAACCAAATAAGAATATAATTTCCTCTGTCGATTCTACTTTTACCGATAGCAATAAATCAATAGCAACCAGCACTGTACAGGTAAGACCTTTGGGCGAGGAAGGAAACTTAATTCATAAACCACAAAACGAGTGGATGATTGGTGTTAGCTTATTTCTTTTAATTCTAATGGCAATATCACGATTCTCATTTGGTAAATATTTATTCCGGGTATTCGATTCTGTTTTAAATTACCAAAGTTCAAACAATCTGTTTTTAGAAAAAAACATGAGAAACCTTAGGGGAAGTATTTTTCTTAACACCTTATTTATTACAAATATTAGTTTATTTCTCGTTCAGTATTTTAATTGTTTTTTTTCGCCCGAAAATACCGAAATACCATTTACAAGCTATTTGTACACCCTTGTGGGTATTATGGGACTATATTTGGGTAAAATAATTACAATTCGAAGTATTGGCTATATTTTTAACGGAACAAAAGAAGCCAAAGAATATCTTCATACTGTATTTATTTACAATAAAAATTTAGGAATAATTCTATTGTTAATTACATTAAGCGTTCCATTTATTGCAGAGTTTTCCTCGGCACTTCTGCTAAATGTAGGCTTAATTATTGCTCTTATATTTTATATTTTCAGACTATTTAGAGGTATTAAAATTTTATTTCGCAAACATGTTTCAATATTTTATATGATTTTGTACCTTTGTGCCTTGGAAATTTTGCCCTTGCTAGTGATTTACAAACTATTAATATCGATAGCTTGA
- a CDS encoding 5'-nucleotidase, lipoprotein e(P4) family, whose amino-acid sequence MRKIFIALLISTGLFSCQNNETPPVNAQNPNEHIVMSTLWFQRSSECRALYYQAFNLAKLSLDKQLANCNDKSKAKAVVVDIDETVLDNSPFETNCIRTGKTFTSAAWKEWTDKAKAQATPGSLEFLKYAASKGVETFYISNRDTSATATTLENLKMLGFPYANKEHLLLKTNTSNKTERRNIVNKTHNILIFAGDNVGDFDEFLEDRTENYGFSKVDSMKNKFGEKFIVLPNPMYGSWEKPILKSDKKLSPMEKEAMRKEKLIGYEQL is encoded by the coding sequence ATGAGAAAAATATTTATTGCATTATTAATTTCTACAGGCTTATTTTCCTGTCAGAATAATGAAACACCGCCAGTTAATGCACAAAATCCGAACGAACATATAGTAATGTCGACACTTTGGTTTCAACGATCTTCGGAATGCAGAGCCCTTTACTATCAAGCTTTTAATCTTGCCAAATTATCTTTAGACAAACAATTGGCAAACTGTAACGATAAATCGAAAGCAAAAGCTGTTGTTGTTGATATTGATGAAACAGTTTTAGACAATAGCCCCTTTGAAACCAACTGTATTAGAACAGGAAAAACTTTTACTTCGGCAGCTTGGAAAGAATGGACCGATAAAGCTAAAGCACAAGCCACACCTGGTTCGCTGGAATTTTTAAAATATGCCGCTTCGAAAGGAGTTGAAACTTTTTATATTTCTAATCGCGACACATCTGCTACAGCTACAACTCTTGAAAATTTAAAAATGCTAGGTTTTCCTTATGCCAATAAAGAGCACCTATTACTTAAAACAAATACCAGTAATAAAACCGAACGCAGAAATATTGTAAATAAAACACATAACATATTAATTTTTGCAGGCGATAATGTTGGCGATTTTGATGAGTTTCTGGAAGATCGAACAGAAAATTATGGATTTTCGAAAGTAGACTCCATGAAAAACAAATTTGGAGAAAAGTTTATTGTATTGCCTAATCCAATGTACGGATCGTGGGAAAAACCCATTCTAAAAAGTGATAAAAAGTTATCTCCTATGGAAAAAGAAGCAATGCGAAAAGAAAAACTAATAGGATACGAACAACTATAA
- a CDS encoding RNA polymerase sigma factor, translating into MNSEQYNESVDLYADGMFRFILKNIKNEDKARDIIQDSFEKLWRNIENVNHQKVKSYLFTTAYHTMIDLIRREKRKEDFENVDVKMYSHSDQYSDVKEILDAALEKLSDIQRSVILLRDYEGYSYAEIASITDLTESQVKVYIYRARKHLKQYIGSVETLV; encoded by the coding sequence ATGAATTCAGAACAGTATAACGAAAGTGTAGACTTATATGCCGATGGCATGTTTCGCTTTATTCTCAAAAACATTAAAAATGAGGATAAAGCGAGAGATATTATACAAGATAGTTTTGAAAAATTATGGCGAAATATCGAAAATGTAAATCATCAGAAAGTGAAATCGTATTTGTTTACTACAGCTTATCACACCATGATAGATTTGATAAGAAGAGAAAAACGAAAGGAAGATTTCGAGAATGTTGATGTTAAAATGTATTCACACTCTGATCAATACAGCGATGTAAAAGAAATTTTAGATGCTGCTCTTGAAAAATTATCAGACATTCAGCGTTCGGTGATATTACTAAGAGATTACGAGGGATATTCTTATGCCGAAATAGCCAGCATAACAGATTTAACAGAATCGCAGGTGAAAGTATATATTTACCGGGCAAGAAAGCATTTGAAACAATATATTGGCAGCGTAGAAACATTGGTATAG